From the Paenibacillus sp. FSL H8-0548 genome, one window contains:
- a CDS encoding DUF4386 domain-containing protein — MKADHLTGKVIGVLFFLAAASAIIGLLLYNPILNDPDYLITGAAHANQVILGALMELILVISAIGTSIMMFPFLRRYNESLALGHVCFRFLEAVVITIGIISVLSLLTLSQEYVAAGAPDVASFQASGTVLHAIHEWTFLLGPNFMLGINTMFYSYIFYQSKLVPRSISILGMTGAALVLIAALFEMFGVFPQLSVWGALLSLPVAANEMILAVWLIVKGFNRSAAAPLR, encoded by the coding sequence ATGAAAGCAGACCATTTAACCGGGAAAGTCATCGGTGTTTTGTTTTTCCTTGCGGCGGCTTCAGCAATCATTGGACTTCTGCTGTACAACCCGATCCTCAATGATCCCGATTACTTGATTACCGGAGCTGCACACGCCAACCAGGTGATTCTGGGTGCTCTGATGGAATTAATTCTTGTCATTTCGGCGATTGGTACGTCCATTATGATGTTTCCCTTCTTGCGTAGGTACAATGAAAGCCTCGCGCTCGGCCATGTTTGCTTTCGGTTTCTGGAAGCCGTTGTCATTACCATCGGCATCATCAGCGTGTTGTCCCTATTAACCTTGAGCCAGGAATATGTAGCGGCAGGCGCCCCGGACGTGGCCTCGTTCCAAGCTTCGGGCACTGTATTGCATGCCATCCACGAATGGACATTCTTGCTTGGCCCTAACTTCATGCTGGGGATAAATACGATGTTTTACAGTTATATCTTCTATCAATCCAAGCTCGTACCGCGTTCTATCTCCATCTTGGGAATGACGGGGGCAGCTCTCGTTTTGATTGCGGCGTTATTTGAAATGTTCGGCGTATTTCCTCAGCTTTCCGTCTGGGGCGCGCTATTGTCGCTTCCTGTAGCGGCGAATGAGATGATTTTAGCGGTATGGCTTATTGTTAAAGGGTTTAATCGGTCTGCGGCTGCACCCTTGCGTTGA
- a CDS encoding helix-turn-helix transcriptional regulator, giving the protein MGKNLVGNHIRKLRFNHDEMTQQQLADKAGVTRQTIVALEKGNYSPSLELAFRIAHAFGLQLEEVFFYGEHASKETDGG; this is encoded by the coding sequence ATGGGTAAAAATCTTGTCGGCAATCACATCCGCAAATTACGATTCAACCATGACGAAATGACGCAGCAGCAATTGGCTGACAAGGCGGGCGTAACCAGACAAACCATCGTGGCGCTGGAAAAGGGCAACTACTCCCCCTCGTTGGAGCTAGCTTTTCGCATCGCTCATGCCTTCGGCTTGCAATTGGAAGAGGTATTTTTCTACGGGGAACATGCCAGTAAAGAAACAGATGGAGGTTAA
- a CDS encoding sulfurtransferase produces the protein MNNIVSLKWLLARMYEPDIVIVDCRFLMGKPDAGRELYEVSHIPGAVYLDLEKDLSAPIEEHGGRHPLPDIFDLTVTLSRVGISNETRVIAYDDQGGAMASRLWWLLKYLGHEQVFVLDEGYTTWVNTGFPVSSEQRVLIPAKFLANVQHTMLVEMGEVKELIGDERVTLIDSREAPRYRGEVEPLDKVAGHIPGAINRFWKDGLAESGAWKDATSQAERFADLNRDGELIVYCGSGVTATPNVIALQEAGFNKVRLYAGSWSDWISYSENPVAVGDEEKA, from the coding sequence ATGAACAATATTGTTTCTCTAAAGTGGTTGCTGGCGCGCATGTACGAGCCGGACATTGTCATCGTCGATTGTCGGTTCTTGATGGGCAAGCCGGATGCGGGCCGCGAATTATACGAGGTATCACATATTCCCGGAGCCGTGTATTTGGATCTGGAGAAGGATCTATCCGCACCGATCGAAGAGCATGGCGGACGCCATCCGCTACCGGATATTTTTGATTTGACTGTCACGCTGAGCCGCGTAGGCATAAGCAACGAGACGCGGGTTATCGCTTACGATGACCAAGGCGGCGCGATGGCTTCGCGTCTGTGGTGGCTGCTGAAGTATTTGGGTCATGAGCAGGTGTTTGTGCTGGATGAGGGCTATACGACATGGGTGAATACGGGATTCCCGGTATCGTCGGAGCAGAGGGTGCTTATCCCAGCGAAGTTCCTGGCGAATGTCCAGCACACGATGCTGGTGGAGATGGGCGAAGTGAAGGAACTGATCGGAGACGAACGCGTGACGCTGATCGACTCACGCGAAGCGCCTCGTTATCGCGGCGAAGTCGAGCCGCTGGACAAGGTGGCCGGCCACATTCCCGGAGCGATCAACCGCTTCTGGAAGGACGGCCTCGCGGAGTCCGGTGCATGGAAGGATGCTACCTCCCAAGCCGAGCGATTCGCCGACCTGAATCGCGACGGCGAGCTCATCGTCTACTGCGGCTCCGGCGTGACTGCGACGCCGAATGTCATCGCGCTGCAGGAAGCGGGCTTTAACAAGGTAAGACTTTATGCAGGGAGTTGGAGTGATTGGATTTCGTACAGTGAGAATCCGGTTGCGGTGGGGGATGAGGAGAAGGCTTAA
- a CDS encoding SDR family NAD(P)-dependent oxidoreductase, giving the protein MKAFIVTGSSRGLGLEICKQLINRNHLIICIARNNNDSLLQLAGLESITLINNGAQVTPLGPVDSFTAEETARNVHVNLLAPIILAQSLLQQTEQWDTHGVIVNISSGSAKQPAAGMIDTDMQAVARSQERLPIASFFREAKENGALKPARDVAKKIVKRVLTSK; this is encoded by the coding sequence TTGAAAGCGTTTATTGTTACAGGATCATCTCGCGGTTTGGGTCTGGAGATTTGCAAACAACTGATCAATCGCAATCATTTAATTATTTGCATAGCCAGGAACAACAATGATTCTTTACTCCAACTTGCCGGGTTAGAGTCGATTACATTAATTAATAATGGCGCTCAAGTGACTCCACTTGGTCCTGTAGATAGCTTCACGGCTGAAGAAACCGCAAGAAATGTACACGTCAACTTGTTGGCTCCGATCATACTGGCCCAGTCATTATTGCAACAGACGGAACAGTGGGATACTCATGGGGTAATAGTGAACATCTCTTCGGGTTCAGCTAAACAACCGGCAGCGGGGATGATTGACACAGATATGCAAGCTGTGGCGCGTAGCCAAGAACGGCTGCCCATCGCCTCCTTTTTCAGGGAAGCAAAAGAAAACGGTGCATTAAAGCCGGCCCGGGATGTTGCGAAAAAAATTGTGAAAAGAGTTTTGACTTCTAAGTGA
- a CDS encoding type II toxin-antitoxin system Phd/YefM family antitoxin, producing MHIKPSTTIRQDYNGFSKLCHELDEPVILTRNGEADLVVMSHETYRRMEARIKLQSKLLVAEKQISEGMHLLDHDQVMARMRRKIDAAQEKN from the coding sequence GTGCATATTAAGCCATCAACGACAATTAGACAGGACTACAATGGGTTTTCAAAGCTTTGTCATGAACTTGATGAACCCGTAATTCTGACACGCAACGGGGAAGCAGATTTGGTTGTGATGAGTCATGAGACATACCGGCGAATGGAAGCTCGCATAAAACTGCAATCCAAGCTTTTGGTCGCAGAAAAGCAGATTTCCGAAGGAATGCATTTGCTTGATCATGACCAAGTCATGGCAAGGATGCGGAGGAAGATCGATGCAGCCCAAGAAAAGAATTAG
- a CDS encoding type II toxin-antitoxin system RelE/ParE family toxin → MQPKKRISYSPAAVDDMDEIFSYITKENAFAAESMLRKLDESISKLVDFPNMGSVLSDDDYSLLQRGYRFIVVSPYLVFYRIVDDSIIIYRILHGRRDYLRELFGVF, encoded by the coding sequence ATGCAGCCCAAGAAAAGAATTAGTTATTCTCCGGCAGCAGTCGATGATATGGATGAAATTTTTTCGTATATCACTAAGGAGAATGCTTTTGCGGCAGAAAGTATGCTGAGAAAATTGGATGAATCCATTTCAAAATTAGTTGATTTTCCCAATATGGGTTCTGTGCTGTCCGATGATGATTATTCACTTTTACAACGTGGCTATCGGTTCATTGTGGTTAGTCCCTACTTAGTTTTTTACCGGATCGTAGATGATTCGATCATTATATATCGTATTTTGCATGGGCGCAGGGACTATCTTCGGGAATTGTTTGGTGTATTTTAA
- a CDS encoding putative holin-like toxin: MEVKDAMTLMIGFGALIVALLTLVVAIIALINQQK; this comes from the coding sequence ATGGAGGTTAAAGACGCTATGACGTTAATGATCGGTTTTGGTGCGCTTATTGTAGCACTGCTGACACTGGTTGTTGCCATCATTGCATTGATTAACCAACAAAAATAG
- a CDS encoding helix-turn-helix domain-containing protein — translation MSKRSAISLDVKLQVVKRCLKQDSNPHHEAKQLGIDDMTVVDWIRKYKADGYEGLKESKAWKTYSHELKQTAVRDVLSGKYSIREATNQHHISSKSVLTNWISKYTCGKEIKPTRKGTVHMNKGRKTTFEERIEIVQYTLANQLDYQKSMKKYDVSYQQVYAWVRKYHSGGEEVLRDRRGRSRPEEELDEAERLKLRIKELEARNEYLEMENAFEKKLAEIRRKRTR, via the coding sequence TTGTCAAAAAGGAGTGCAATTTCATTAGATGTAAAACTACAGGTTGTAAAAAGATGCCTTAAACAGGATTCAAATCCTCATCATGAAGCAAAGCAACTGGGGATCGACGATATGACTGTTGTGGATTGGATAAGGAAATACAAAGCAGATGGTTATGAAGGGTTAAAGGAATCCAAAGCTTGGAAAACGTACTCACATGAGCTCAAGCAGACCGCGGTTCGTGACGTTCTATCCGGAAAGTACTCCATCCGAGAAGCGACAAACCAGCATCACATTTCAAGTAAAAGTGTTTTGACGAACTGGATTTCCAAGTATACTTGTGGGAAAGAAATTAAACCTACTCGTAAAGGAACGGTTCACATGAATAAAGGACGTAAAACCACTTTTGAAGAGCGTATTGAAATTGTGCAGTATACCCTTGCCAATCAGTTGGATTATCAGAAATCGATGAAGAAGTACGATGTTTCCTACCAACAGGTGTACGCATGGGTTCGTAAATATCATTCAGGCGGCGAGGAGGTTCTTAGGGACCGTCGTGGGCGCAGTAGACCTGAGGAAGAACTGGATGAGGCTGAACGTCTTAAACTCCGAATCAAAGAGCTAGAAGCGCGTAACGAGTATTTAGAAATGGAGAACGCCTTCGAAAAAAAGTTGGCAGAGATCCGGCGAAAACGTACACGCTAA
- a CDS encoding IS3 family transposase, whose protein sequence is MYQAIQELHTEKGYAILALCKLANVARSAYYKWLKWTPSNRELERLSLAKEVKLRYDKRKGILGYRQMRLQLNRKLKKTYNKKRYYGIMRALGLKAVIRRKRPSYVRATETHVAENVMNRDFQAAAPNLKWCTDVTELKYGNGRKSYLSAMIDVHDNSVVSWVLSHSNNNKLVMDTIKKAYRGKRGITPLLHSDRGFQYTSHEYNRLKVKYGFTTSMSRVSRCLDNQPIERFWGTFKAESFYLKKYDTYDEVLEDVRNYIRYYNNYRYTERLNGLSPHEYRRAA, encoded by the coding sequence TTGTATCAAGCGATTCAAGAACTGCACACGGAAAAGGGCTACGCGATACTAGCGTTATGCAAGCTCGCTAACGTCGCCAGATCTGCCTATTATAAATGGTTAAAATGGACGCCGTCCAATCGAGAACTTGAGCGGCTTTCACTAGCAAAAGAAGTGAAGCTTCGCTATGACAAGCGAAAAGGGATACTGGGTTATCGCCAAATGCGTCTCCAATTAAACCGTAAACTGAAAAAGACTTACAACAAAAAGCGTTACTACGGGATTATGAGAGCTCTCGGATTAAAAGCAGTGATTCGGAGGAAGCGTCCAAGCTACGTGAGAGCCACGGAAACACATGTTGCCGAAAACGTCATGAACCGTGACTTTCAAGCCGCTGCTCCGAACCTAAAGTGGTGTACAGATGTCACCGAGCTGAAGTATGGGAACGGTCGAAAGTCCTATTTGAGCGCCATGATTGATGTGCACGATAACTCCGTCGTTTCGTGGGTGCTCAGCCACTCCAACAACAACAAATTGGTCATGGACACGATAAAGAAGGCATATAGGGGAAAACGTGGAATCACGCCACTTCTGCATAGTGACAGAGGTTTCCAATATACCTCGCATGAATATAATCGCTTGAAGGTGAAATACGGTTTCACAACAAGCATGTCTCGTGTGAGTCGCTGCCTGGATAACCAGCCGATCGAGCGATTTTGGGGCACATTCAAGGCAGAAAGCTTTTATTTGAAGAAATACGATACCTACGATGAAGTTCTTGAAGATGTGAGGAACTATATTCGATACTACAACAACTACCGATATACGGAGCGACTTAACGGCTTGTCTCCCCACGAGTATCGCCGAGCTGCTTAA
- a CDS encoding ISAs1 family transposase, with the protein MMSDNRYQGTFFEYFSDFQDNRQEGKVYHRLTDILFIVVSGVLCGYDEWDDIYTWAKVPATGEWFKKYISLMNGISSLSTIKRGFSLIQPQEFSTRFIDWMGDAQGDWAKLTGVGMVKREVSFIADPTKTTTETAYYIGSVDDVTDFATAARKHWGIESMHWSLDVTFGDDRNQTRETAAAQNLAVVKRMVFNVLKNETKIQPKTSKPNKRIIAAADIDYHDHLINMAFKQM; encoded by the coding sequence ATGATGAGCGACAATAGATATCAAGGGACTTTTTTTGAGTATTTTAGTGATTTTCAGGATAATAGGCAGGAAGGGAAAGTGTATCATCGACTAACGGATATTCTGTTTATTGTCGTAAGCGGTGTCCTTTGCGGATACGATGAATGGGACGATATCTATACGTGGGCAAAAGTGCCAGCAACTGGAGAGTGGTTTAAAAAATACATCTCCTTAATGAACGGTATTTCTTCCTTATCCACGATTAAGCGAGGCTTTTCGTTGATTCAACCCCAGGAATTTTCAACCCGTTTTATCGATTGGATGGGCGATGCGCAAGGTGACTGGGCCAAACTGACAGGGGTTGGCATGGTTAAACGCGAGGTATCGTTTATCGCTGACCCGACTAAAACCACCACAGAAACCGCTTATTATATTGGCAGCGTAGACGATGTGACCGACTTCGCTACGGCTGCAAGGAAACATTGGGGCATTGAAAGCATGCATTGGAGTCTGGATGTTACCTTTGGAGACGACCGCAATCAAACAAGAGAAACGGCAGCAGCCCAAAATCTAGCCGTCGTCAAACGGATGGTCTTCAATGTGCTCAAAAATGAAACCAAGATCCAACCAAAAACGAGCAAGCCCAACAAAAGAATCATCGCAGCCGCGGATATAGACTATCACGATCATTTGATTAACATGGCATTCAAGCAAATGTAG
- a CDS encoding TlpA disulfide reductase family protein: MKVKLMAGIAGLLVSAGLIVGGWLIYQYVNDAASLEYVMSDHYGERMVDFTLEDISGQSTAVSATSGKPKLINFWTSWCPGCQNEAEDLNKIYANYKNNIEIISINVTANDSMEEASAFLDEYNVQMPSLFDQDGIVAAQYGITAIPTNYFIRADGTILKITYEISESSADPLIKELLEEVN; this comes from the coding sequence ATGAAGGTTAAACTGATGGCGGGAATAGCAGGTTTACTTGTATCGGCAGGATTAATCGTTGGGGGATGGCTCATTTATCAATATGTGAATGATGCGGCTTCGCTCGAATATGTGATGTCGGATCATTACGGTGAGCGAATGGTAGACTTCACTCTGGAGGATATCTCCGGTCAGTCAACAGCTGTATCGGCAACTTCCGGCAAGCCGAAGCTGATAAATTTCTGGACTTCATGGTGTCCAGGCTGCCAGAATGAGGCAGAGGATCTTAACAAAATTTATGCCAATTATAAAAATAATATTGAAATTATATCCATTAATGTAACGGCGAATGACAGCATGGAGGAGGCGAGTGCCTTCCTGGATGAATACAACGTTCAAATGCCAAGCTTGTTTGATCAGGACGGGATAGTCGCAGCTCAATATGGAATTACGGCGATTCCGACCAATTATTTTATTAGAGCTGACGGAACTATACTGAAAATAACGTATGAAATTTCGGAATCGAGTGCAGACCCGCTCATCAAGGAGCTGCTGGAAGAGGTGAATTGA
- a CDS encoding phytanoyl-CoA dioxygenase family protein: MLTEAQVKQFDQDGFLKGDVVLSNEEVEVLRSELQDVMDGKKVNKPVLNHNMADAGSLYDNMKMTVSERVVQIVNIWMASDVFFKHASNPRICEEIAQLSRTDTVRIWHDQVQYKPPVSGGPTGWHQDHPLWPIIQPADLVSAWVALDDAVIENGCMWMVPGSHKWGNHQKYLASDKNFMPFHKQPDLLQKDAVVKAVPFEIKKGQVGYHHCMTWHGSPHNRSELHRRAIAVHYMPGHTKYEPSSNHVMLDYVNVKAGEILQGEHFPVVYTTKPAIEMI; encoded by the coding sequence ATGTTAACGGAAGCGCAAGTGAAGCAGTTTGATCAGGACGGATTTCTTAAAGGGGATGTCGTATTAAGCAATGAAGAGGTTGAGGTGCTTCGCAGTGAACTGCAAGACGTTATGGACGGCAAAAAAGTCAATAAACCAGTACTCAATCATAACATGGCGGATGCGGGGTCACTCTACGACAATATGAAAATGACGGTAAGCGAGCGCGTTGTACAAATCGTAAACATTTGGATGGCGAGCGATGTCTTCTTCAAGCATGCATCAAACCCTCGGATTTGCGAGGAGATTGCACAGCTTTCCAGAACTGATACCGTTCGCATCTGGCACGATCAAGTCCAATACAAGCCTCCGGTATCAGGCGGACCGACCGGTTGGCATCAAGATCATCCACTTTGGCCAATCATACAGCCAGCCGATCTTGTCAGTGCATGGGTAGCGCTGGACGATGCAGTCATCGAAAACGGCTGTATGTGGATGGTTCCCGGCAGCCATAAGTGGGGAAATCATCAGAAATATTTGGCCAGTGACAAAAACTTCATGCCATTCCATAAACAGCCCGATTTGCTGCAAAAGGACGCTGTTGTAAAGGCCGTGCCTTTTGAGATCAAGAAGGGACAGGTTGGCTATCATCACTGTATGACTTGGCACGGCAGCCCTCACAACCGCTCCGAGCTGCATCGCCGAGCAATTGCGGTCCACTACATGCCAGGCCATACGAAATACGAGCCTTCTTCCAATCACGTGATGCTCGATTACGTAAACGTGAAGGCTGGAGAAATTCTTCAGGGTGAACATTTCCCAGTGGTATACACAACGAAGCCAGCGATCGAGATGATATAA
- a CDS encoding AraC family transcriptional regulator produces the protein MHLGSLYDCSPAVNFASRDAANANVQWGPRIIPDWQFFYIISGEASLEMGRSRYRISPGECVMLGPLNAHLLETTKATEYYSVHFAFRSDSPIPVHPGYLIREADTEQLAMELKRYRIAIPGETDLELPRHFSIILAEQIFARIVREYSREYIAYPFALRTLMMELLTLVVRSTMSTQTDDPVRKTGPALDAMREQPARHWTVSELAELCGYHPGYFTVIFHQEMGQKPKQYMISERIKQAKQALLRGEPIEAIANALGYASIHYFSNNFKKETGLSPSEFRQLPNAAKSKDRKE, from the coding sequence TTGCATTTAGGCTCGCTTTACGATTGTAGCCCTGCAGTTAATTTCGCTAGCCGCGATGCGGCAAACGCGAATGTGCAATGGGGGCCGCGGATCATCCCTGACTGGCAGTTTTTTTATATCATATCCGGTGAAGCCTCTCTGGAGATGGGGCGGAGCCGGTACCGCATTTCACCCGGTGAGTGCGTAATGCTTGGGCCGCTCAATGCCCATTTGCTTGAGACGACGAAGGCTACCGAATACTATAGTGTTCATTTTGCATTCCGTAGTGATTCCCCCATACCCGTACACCCTGGCTATTTAATTCGTGAAGCGGATACGGAGCAGCTGGCGATGGAGCTGAAGCGGTATCGCATCGCGATTCCAGGCGAGACGGATCTCGAACTGCCGAGGCACTTCTCGATCATCCTCGCGGAGCAGATATTTGCCCGCATCGTTAGAGAGTACAGTAGAGAATATATCGCCTATCCATTCGCACTGCGTACTCTGATGATGGAGCTGCTGACGCTCGTTGTCCGATCAACTATGAGTACACAGACGGATGACCCAGTGAGAAAGACTGGACCGGCGCTGGATGCAATGCGTGAACAACCAGCCAGGCATTGGACAGTAAGTGAGCTGGCGGAGCTGTGCGGCTACCATCCGGGCTATTTCACCGTCATCTTCCATCAGGAGATGGGGCAGAAACCGAAGCAGTACATGATATCTGAGAGGATTAAGCAGGCAAAGCAGGCGCTGCTGCGGGGAGAACCCATCGAAGCGATTGCTAATGCGCTCGGTTATGCGAGCATTCACTATTTCAGCAATAATTTTAAGAAAGAGACAGGTCTCTCACCCAGCGAGTTTAGGCAGTTGCCCAATGCCGCCAAATCAAAGGACCGTAAAGAATAA
- a CDS encoding histidine kinase has protein sequence MKNLFHIRKTILVNLITMFVILNAPIYLFTVYMNHQVEQSILQRSMDAIHLNARYFLKSFETEIERIDSLKNSYLVHEDFLKLANEGPFMEPYTKSELILSVKDKLDLLKTSSPFVQEIKVYFPSLKRGVFASSYEDRMSEDEISRITESYLTNAMLYGYGSSLAMGGLNPVPMKIDNIAFAMEIVLSQPTIELMLSEIGSLNSYENGSAMLFSPELEWVISDSPELMDNHSLKQRMYAMQSGSKQPAYDQMNLNGTEYMVVDEVSEKLGVHLMVTVPKSEMTGMLSRYKYTYFVILMASLLLVLVFSYAIYRLIHRPFQSLLAGLRRVEKGDYDVVLSTRKGDEFSTVYRQFNSMAGRIKILIQEVFEHKIRLQSSELKQLQSQINPHFLYNSYYVVYRLAQNHDLEKVVEYTRFLGDYFKYITRNASDIVNLADEFHHAQAYIQIQMIRFSKRIITESDGLPAGVESLQVPKLILQPLIENAYTHGLGSKLSDGFLKISFVREEQRLKIVIEDNGNELTDTALAELHTQLMRSNDDLIYETTGLINVHKRLQLKFGKDYGLHLERSKLGGLSITITIPEHQE, from the coding sequence TTGAAAAACTTATTTCATATCCGCAAGACAATACTCGTTAATCTCATAACTATGTTTGTCATATTAAATGCACCGATTTATTTGTTTACTGTGTATATGAACCATCAAGTCGAGCAAAGTATCTTGCAGCGGTCTATGGATGCGATCCATTTGAATGCGCGTTATTTTCTTAAGAGCTTTGAGACCGAGATCGAGCGTATAGACAGCCTCAAGAATAGTTATTTAGTGCATGAGGATTTCTTAAAGCTTGCTAACGAAGGGCCGTTTATGGAACCCTATACGAAGAGTGAGCTTATCTTATCTGTGAAGGACAAGCTGGATTTGTTGAAAACCTCCAGTCCATTCGTGCAGGAAATAAAAGTGTACTTCCCTTCTCTGAAGAGAGGTGTGTTCGCCAGCAGTTACGAGGATCGTATGTCAGAAGATGAAATTTCCAGAATAACGGAATCCTATTTGACGAATGCAATGCTTTATGGTTACGGCTCATCATTAGCTATGGGCGGGTTGAATCCTGTACCTATGAAAATAGATAATATCGCTTTTGCGATGGAAATTGTGCTTTCTCAGCCGACGATTGAATTGATGCTTAGCGAGATTGGAAGTCTTAATTCTTACGAAAATGGATCTGCCATGCTGTTCAGCCCAGAACTCGAATGGGTAATATCCGACAGTCCAGAGCTGATGGATAACCATTCTTTGAAACAGCGAATGTATGCCATGCAATCCGGGTCAAAGCAGCCAGCTTATGACCAAATGAACCTTAACGGCACTGAATATATGGTAGTTGACGAGGTGTCTGAAAAACTGGGCGTTCATCTTATGGTTACGGTTCCCAAATCAGAGATGACCGGCATGCTGAGCAGGTACAAATATACGTATTTTGTTATTTTAATGGCTTCCTTACTTCTTGTGCTCGTATTCAGTTATGCAATCTATCGTTTGATTCATCGCCCCTTTCAAAGCTTGCTGGCCGGACTTCGACGAGTTGAAAAAGGGGATTACGATGTTGTTCTCAGTACCCGCAAGGGAGATGAATTTTCTACCGTATACCGTCAATTCAATTCCATGGCAGGCCGAATCAAAATTCTGATTCAAGAGGTTTTTGAGCATAAAATTCGTTTGCAGTCATCGGAGCTAAAGCAGCTGCAATCTCAAATTAATCCTCATTTTCTTTATAATAGCTATTACGTTGTTTATCGCCTTGCCCAAAATCATGATCTAGAAAAAGTGGTGGAATACACTCGCTTTCTTGGAGACTATTTCAAATACATTACAAGAAATGCATCCGACATCGTGAATCTTGCTGATGAATTTCATCATGCACAGGCATATATTCAAATTCAGATGATCCGGTTTTCGAAACGGATAATCACAGAATCAGACGGGCTTCCGGCTGGCGTAGAGTCTTTGCAGGTACCAAAGTTGATTTTGCAGCCGTTGATTGAAAATGCTTACACGCATGGCTTGGGAAGCAAGCTCTCTGATGGCTTTTTAAAAATATCATTTGTGCGTGAGGAACAGCGGCTCAAAATTGTGATTGAGGACAACGGAAATGAGCTTACAGACACTGCGCTGGCAGAGCTTCACACGCAATTAATGCGATCGAACGATGATCTCATTTATGAGACGACCGGACTAATCAACGTGCATAAACGGCTGCAGCTAAAGTTCGGCAAGGATTATGGCTTGCATTTGGAACGCAGCAAATTGGGCGGGTTGAGCATTACGATCACCATTCCTGAGCATCAGGAATAA